TATCGTCAGCCGGCCTCCACCGCTCAAGGAACTGATGTCGGCGCTGGTTCCACACAATAATTAGTGTCTCCAACTCCAAGGCGCTGATTCTTAAACACTTCAAATTTTTAGAACAATGTTGTCCGCCGTGATCTATATATATAGTTTCTCTCGTCTGCTGTCTGCTGGTATGCATGTATATTTTGGAGCTCCTCTGCATTTTAAAGTGTATATGCATGCCATCAACGAGTCCATGCATGCATGATGCATGTGCGCCCTGTATCCTCATATTTGCCTTATCATCAGCTTATGTATGTCAAGTGTGCTACATATGTCTATCTGTGCCCCTCTCTCTCTATGATATGGTATTTTGTTGTGCACTAATGCTCCTAGTACATATGATGTTCAAATTATATGTAGTTACTTGTGTATGTTGTTGTGGTTAGTATACGTAACTGCTACCAATAACTAttgattcttttttttttttgaaacgtatAACTATTGATTCTTAAATTGAGTTGTGTCAACATGTTCATTTATATGAAATCCATTATGAACACTTGCGCCAATATATTTCGAAAAACTATCTTCATCTGGATACTTCTTGCTTCACTTGGtatggaagttttctttttctTCCAAAAAGTTCGAGATGGTAGTACCATCAGAACACATTGCTGATGGTTTCAAGTGAGTTATTCGTCACATTTAGGCAATCGTGTCAGAAAGAGGGTTTTTCTTTGGCCAAAAGATACTTCGAACTAGGAACGAGCATGAAGAGATTAACAAGACTTCACTGCATATGTTGACTTTCTTTTTGGACGATATCAATTTATGTACTTCGTTGAATTGTTTATCAGGAAAGAGTTGTGGGGCAAAAGAAATGTAGCAACACCATGCACACGCGTGTATATCATATATTAAAGGAGAAGACGTGTATAGAAACCCGAATCACCAAGGTACCGACACCATGAAAGTATGTAGTCCCtccttttttttctccgcgaattaggtttgtctgaagtcagATTCTTCAAGGTTTAACCAAGTTTATGCAAAAAATTGTTAGCATTCACAATACAAAATCAATGTCATTagatttttttttgcgggtaatatcattagattcattaatggcgtatatttaaatataaatttggtcaaattttataaagtttgaatttaaacaaatctaGTATGTGAAGTAAAAAAGAAACGAAGTGAGTATGTACTACGAATGAAATACACGCACTGGACAGAAACCATGAATGTATGTATCAATGTATGACGTACAAATGGACGTGTCAAATTATCCTCTTCTTATCCAACAACCACAACCACCCGCACAAATTCAACGCACACTGCCGACCGGGTCGAGCCAAGAAGCAAAAGGAGGACCGTTTCAAGGCAGGTGGTAGAGGCCGGACGGCGGCAGCGCGGCGGTGGCGTTGAAGTAGGCGAGCGTCTCCGCCCACCGGCCGGCGTCCTTGAGCATGTGCACGGCGATGGTGTCCGGGCGGAAGCCGCGCCGGAAGCAGTTGGCCGGGGAGCTCCCCAGGTAGTTGTACATCCTGGGGGCGCCGTCGTACCGGTTCTTGGCCTTGCCGGCGACGTTGAGCCACCGCCCCGTCCACATGTCCTCCGGCCCGACGCGGTCGCGGCGGCTGACCTCCGACCGCGCCACCCAGCGCACCAGGTCCCACGACAGCGCGTACCCCATGCCGGACATGAAGGGCGGGAACGGGTAGAAGTTCTCGCGGTCGCAGGGCATCTGCAGGCCCAGGTACGCGTCCTCCCGCGCCGCGCCGGCCATCCACGCCGCCAGCGCCGGGAGCCGCAGGTACGTGTCGTCGTCAGCCTTAATCACGTAGTCGTAGGCGCCGTCGGGGAAGGCGCGCGCGGCGGTGGCGAAGAAGTCGTACGTCTTGCCGCCGTCCATGTTCTCGGCGCAGTTCAGCACGATGATGTCGCCGTAGCGCATGATCTCCAGGGCCACCAGCACGGCGTCGACGGCGGAGGTGACGTTGCAGAAGACGAAGCGCACGTCCacggcgccggcgagggcggggTGCTCCTGCAGCTGCAGCGCGTAGACGGTCCGCAGCAGGTGCCGCCGCTCGTACTTGCCCGGCATCGTCTGGATGCCGATCAGCACGCGCACGCCGGGGTGCTCGATCGGCGCCTTGGCCGGCGTGGTGGCGTCGGCGTGCTTGACCGGCAAGAGGACGGCGTCGTGGGGCGGGGAGCCGGGGCAGCCGCCGGAGAAGAAGGACT
The sequence above is a segment of the Triticum dicoccoides isolate Atlit2015 ecotype Zavitan chromosome 1A, WEW_v2.0, whole genome shotgun sequence genome. Coding sequences within it:
- the LOC119290613 gene encoding beta-1,3-galactosyltransferase pvg3-like, with the protein product MSSLYKQLGLGAAGSPLTASHLLMLVLGAGFLAFTVFVVHPNDFRLQSFFSGGCPGSPPHDAVLLPVKHADATTPAKAPIEHPGVRVLIGIQTMPGKYERRHLLRTVYALQLQEHPALAGAVDVRFVFCNVTSAVDAVLVALEIMRYGDIIVLNCAENMDGGKTYDFFATAARAFPDGAYDYVIKADDDTYLRLPALAAWMAGAAREDAYLGLQMPCDRENFYPFPPFMSGMGYALSWDLVRWVARSEVSRRDRVGPEDMWTGRWLNVAGKAKNRYDGAPRMYNYLGSSPANCFRRGFRPDTIAVHMLKDAGRWAETLAYFNATAALPPSGLYHLP